In one Chitinophaga sancti genomic region, the following are encoded:
- the uvrA gene encoding excinuclease ABC subunit UvrA produces the protein MAKKKENASTPVLTPATADDQIAVFGARVHNLKNLDLTLPKNKLVVITGISGSGKSSLAFDTIYAEGQRRYMESFSAYARQFIGDMERPDVDKITGLSPVISIEQKTTNKNPRSTVGTITEIYDFLRLLYARVGIAYSYNTGKRMTRFSEEEIMDHVFKNFPKKKLVILAPLIRGRKGHYRELFEQLRKQGYLKVRVNGEILDLKERMQVDRYKIHDIELVVDRVQVQDDARTRISQSIQKALQMGKGLLFIMDNDTNKVSQYSKQLMCEDTGLSYEEPSPNTFSFNSPYGACPRCKGLGTIYQIDMDAVIPDPNVSINDGGLGPLGEARDTYTFKQVQQLAKKHKFSLTAPVSTLPQKIMNILLFGDENGSLEMDMDFGENGENGYNTDFEGVINTVRRYFNDTSSDAVRNWAESFMKLHTCPECNGSRLKKESLFFKVDEKNISELGNMDLDKLAIWFKDIEKRLDKKQNTIAKDILKEIRERLGFLLNVGLTYLTLNRATRSLSGGESQRIRLATQIGSQLMGITYILDEPSIGLHQRDNMQLIDALRNLREMGNTVIVVEHDKDIMLHADHLIDVGPGAGVHGGQIIAQGTPKQILKLNTPTAGYLNGNAAGALPAERRKGNGKSLELKGATGNNLKNVSVKLPLGTFICVTGVSGSGKSTLINETLYPILSQHAYDSKQDPMPYKSIKGLEHIDKVIEIDQSPIGRTPRSNPATYCGFFTDIRTLFSQVPEAKIRGYNAGRFSFNVKSGRCDVCEGGGMRVIEMNFLPDVYVHCEKCNGRRYNRETLEIRYKGKSISDVLDMTVDEAVEFFQPVTYIYRKIKTLQDVGLGYITLGQSATTLSGGEAQRVKLATELSKKDTGKTIYILDEPTTGLHFQDIQLLLNVLNKLVDRGNTVLVIEHNLDVIKMADHIIDLGPEGGAGGGTILCTGTPEQVSECKESHTARFLKQELKGQH, from the coding sequence ATGGCAAAGAAGAAAGAGAATGCATCAACGCCGGTCCTCACACCGGCTACGGCAGATGATCAAATAGCTGTGTTTGGCGCCCGGGTTCACAATCTCAAAAACCTGGACCTCACATTACCTAAAAATAAACTGGTTGTTATCACAGGCATCAGTGGCAGCGGGAAATCCTCCCTGGCATTCGATACCATCTATGCAGAAGGCCAACGCCGCTACATGGAAAGCTTTTCTGCTTACGCCCGCCAGTTCATCGGCGATATGGAACGCCCGGATGTTGATAAAATCACCGGCCTATCCCCGGTTATCTCCATCGAACAAAAAACTACCAACAAAAATCCCCGCTCGACCGTAGGGACCATCACCGAAATATATGACTTCCTCCGCCTGCTCTATGCCCGCGTAGGTATCGCATACTCCTATAATACTGGTAAACGCATGACCCGCTTCTCCGAAGAAGAAATCATGGACCACGTATTTAAAAATTTCCCGAAAAAGAAACTCGTCATCCTCGCCCCACTTATCCGTGGTCGTAAAGGTCACTACCGCGAACTCTTCGAACAGCTCCGTAAACAGGGCTACCTCAAAGTACGCGTGAACGGAGAAATCCTCGACCTCAAAGAAAGAATGCAGGTTGACCGTTACAAAATCCACGACATCGAACTCGTGGTAGACAGAGTACAAGTCCAGGACGATGCCCGTACCCGCATCAGCCAGAGCATTCAAAAAGCCCTGCAAATGGGGAAAGGCCTCCTCTTCATCATGGACAATGACACCAATAAAGTCAGCCAGTACTCCAAACAACTCATGTGTGAAGATACCGGCCTCTCCTACGAAGAACCGTCTCCAAACACATTCTCCTTCAACTCACCCTATGGCGCCTGCCCCCGCTGTAAAGGCCTCGGTACCATCTACCAGATAGATATGGACGCCGTGATCCCCGATCCAAACGTCTCTATCAATGACGGCGGCCTCGGTCCACTCGGCGAAGCCAGGGATACCTATACCTTCAAACAGGTACAGCAACTCGCCAAAAAACATAAATTCTCCCTCACCGCCCCCGTTAGTACCCTGCCCCAGAAAATCATGAACATCCTGCTTTTCGGAGATGAAAATGGTAGCCTGGAAATGGATATGGATTTCGGAGAGAATGGGGAAAACGGATACAATACCGATTTCGAAGGAGTTATCAACACCGTTCGCCGTTACTTCAACGACACCTCCTCCGACGCTGTCCGCAACTGGGCCGAAAGCTTCATGAAACTACATACCTGCCCTGAATGTAATGGCTCACGCCTCAAAAAGGAAAGCCTCTTCTTCAAGGTAGATGAAAAGAATATCTCCGAACTGGGGAACATGGACCTGGATAAACTGGCCATCTGGTTCAAAGACATCGAAAAGCGACTGGATAAGAAACAAAACACCATCGCCAAAGATATCCTCAAAGAAATCAGGGAACGCCTGGGATTCCTCCTCAATGTAGGGCTGACCTACCTCACCCTGAACCGGGCTACCCGCTCACTCAGCGGTGGTGAAAGTCAGCGTATCCGCCTCGCTACCCAGATCGGCTCCCAGCTCATGGGCATCACCTACATCCTGGATGAACCAAGTATCGGTCTCCACCAGCGGGATAACATGCAGCTGATCGATGCCCTTCGCAACCTGCGCGAAATGGGAAATACCGTGATCGTTGTGGAACACGATAAAGACATCATGCTCCATGCCGACCACCTCATTGACGTAGGCCCGGGTGCCGGCGTACACGGTGGCCAGATCATTGCCCAGGGTACACCCAAGCAAATCCTGAAACTCAATACACCTACTGCCGGCTACCTGAACGGGAATGCCGCCGGTGCCCTCCCCGCCGAAAGACGAAAAGGAAACGGGAAATCACTGGAGCTCAAAGGCGCTACCGGCAATAACCTTAAGAACGTAAGTGTGAAACTGCCACTGGGTACCTTCATCTGCGTAACAGGAGTATCTGGTAGCGGAAAGTCTACCCTGATCAATGAAACACTATACCCGATCCTTAGTCAGCACGCCTACGATTCCAAACAGGACCCAATGCCCTACAAAAGCATCAAAGGCCTGGAACATATAGATAAAGTAATCGAAATCGACCAGTCACCGATCGGTAGAACACCCCGTAGTAACCCCGCTACCTATTGCGGGTTCTTTACTGACATCCGTACCCTGTTCTCCCAGGTGCCTGAAGCCAAGATCAGGGGTTATAACGCAGGCCGGTTCTCCTTCAATGTGAAAAGCGGTCGCTGTGATGTTTGTGAAGGAGGGGGGATGAGAGTGATCGAAATGAACTTCCTCCCGGATGTATATGTACATTGTGAAAAATGTAATGGCCGCAGGTATAATCGCGAAACACTGGAAATCAGGTATAAAGGGAAATCTATCTCCGATGTATTGGATATGACTGTAGATGAGGCCGTGGAGTTTTTCCAGCCAGTAACGTATATCTACCGGAAGATCAAAACCTTACAAGATGTAGGCCTGGGTTATATCACGCTGGGGCAGTCCGCAACCACCTTGTCTGGAGGAGAAGCACAACGCGTAAAACTGGCGACTGAATTATCCAAAAAAGATACCGGGAAGACAATTTATATATTGGATGAACCAACGACCGGGCTGCATTTTCAGGATATCCAACTGCTGCTGAATGTATTGAATAAACTCGTAGATAGAGGCAATACAGTGCTGGTGATAGAGCATAACCTGGATGTGATAAAGATGGCTGACCATATCATTGACCTGGGTCCTGAAGGTGGTGCTGGTGGAGGTACAATATTATGTACAGGTACGCCGGAACAGGTAAGTGAGTGTAAAGAGAGCCATACCGCCCGATTCCTGAAACAGGAGTTGAAAGGCCAGCACTAG
- a CDS encoding DUF6452 family protein — MKYFSGIIALLLLVVFAACEDETKTCDQTLLANLGINFKKDSLNGFINKDTIWPKVSLCALGKDTLIRREARSSIYFALDPQHDTCRFFLKLDSAAVADTLTFRYTRTPHFISPGCGFTTFSTLDTVICTYHTINALHINNREVTSGNIQNITLYFIY; from the coding sequence ATGAAATATTTTTCCGGCATTATAGCCCTCCTACTCCTGGTAGTATTTGCGGCTTGTGAGGATGAAACCAAGACCTGTGACCAGACCCTGCTCGCAAATCTTGGTATTAACTTTAAAAAAGACTCACTGAACGGCTTCATCAATAAAGATACGATCTGGCCAAAAGTAAGCCTGTGTGCACTTGGCAAAGACACCCTTATCAGGCGGGAAGCCAGATCCAGTATATATTTCGCACTTGACCCACAGCACGATACCTGCCGTTTCTTCCTGAAACTGGACTCTGCCGCCGTGGCAGATACCCTGACCTTCAGGTATACACGCACCCCTCACTTTATTTCACCAGGCTGCGGATTCACGACTTTTTCTACATTAGATACTGTGATCTGCACCTACCATACAATCAACGCTTTACACATAAATAACCGGGAGGTAACAAGTGGTAATATTCAGAACATTACTTTATACTTTATTTATTAG
- a CDS encoding DUF6048 family protein, whose product MVIFRTLLYTLFISLFAVSAQAQVKKDTIPAAVKRPSTTSFKSPSAKDTTSPKAKSAKDSATLKAGPLANKIEDSIYLSNGGIRLGLDISRFTLLYFQPYRKDVTVQADVRLGQKIYGAIETGWNSTSHSTDTTYSYKGSGIYSTIGIDYDFMKKKETTEQNMLYAGIRYGFARNTYEVSHFIMTNDYWHTTIEGNYPKTTITAHWIELVFGLRVEAAKNLFLGWGIREKIMLHSSAEDSHPPIVIPGYGSGTKRSQFDMTYTVSYMIPLYKVKVHVPRDGKK is encoded by the coding sequence GTGGTAATATTCAGAACATTACTTTATACTTTATTTATTAGCCTGTTCGCGGTCTCCGCGCAGGCACAGGTGAAGAAGGATACGATCCCGGCTGCTGTAAAGCGCCCATCCACCACCTCTTTCAAATCGCCATCGGCTAAAGACACCACCAGCCCCAAAGCAAAATCTGCCAAAGATTCTGCCACACTGAAAGCTGGCCCTTTAGCAAATAAAATTGAAGACAGCATCTACCTGTCAAATGGCGGTATCCGCCTCGGCCTCGATATCAGCCGCTTTACTTTGCTGTATTTCCAACCTTACAGAAAAGACGTCACCGTCCAGGCAGATGTACGCCTTGGTCAAAAGATCTATGGCGCCATCGAAACAGGCTGGAACAGCACCTCCCATAGCACCGACACCACCTATTCCTACAAAGGAAGTGGGATCTACAGCACCATCGGTATCGACTACGACTTCATGAAGAAAAAGGAGACTACGGAGCAAAATATGCTCTATGCCGGTATCCGATACGGCTTTGCCCGTAATACCTATGAGGTGTCACATTTTATTATGACCAACGATTACTGGCATACAACTATAGAAGGTAATTACCCTAAAACCACTATTACCGCGCACTGGATCGAACTGGTATTTGGATTAAGAGTGGAAGCAGCTAAAAACCTGTTCCTGGGATGGGGTATAAGAGAAAAGATCATGCTGCATAGCAGCGCCGAAGATTCACATCCCCCTATCGTGATTCCTGGTTATGGCAGTGGCACCAAAAGATCACAGTTTGATATGACTTATACCGTATCTTATATGATACCACTTTACAAAGTGAAAGTGCATGTACCAAGAGACGGGAAAAAATAA
- a CDS encoding GNAT family N-acetyltransferase, giving the protein MIQWFTKSFEELTNNELYAIMQVRFNVFIIEQNCLAEDLDDYDQEALHLFGVDESGKVVAYTRIFGPGKKYEEAAFGRVLTTKEVRGQGAGKELMKRTLAVIEDHYGKVAVKISAQSYLLKFYSELGFEQVSEEYDDHGLPHIDMVRPA; this is encoded by the coding sequence ATGATACAATGGTTTACTAAATCCTTTGAGGAGTTAACAAATAATGAGTTGTATGCTATCATGCAGGTTCGGTTCAATGTGTTTATTATAGAGCAGAATTGTTTGGCGGAGGACCTGGATGATTATGACCAGGAGGCACTGCACCTGTTTGGGGTGGACGAAAGCGGAAAAGTGGTGGCGTATACCAGGATTTTTGGTCCGGGGAAGAAATACGAGGAGGCGGCTTTTGGGAGAGTGTTAACGACGAAGGAAGTACGTGGGCAGGGAGCAGGGAAGGAATTGATGAAGCGTACGCTGGCGGTGATAGAAGACCATTATGGAAAGGTAGCGGTGAAGATCAGTGCGCAGTCGTATTTGTTGAAGTTTTATAGTGAGTTGGGTTTTGAGCAGGTGAGTGAGGAGTATGATGACCACGGGTTGCCGCATATTGATATGGTAAGACCAGCATAA
- a CDS encoding alpha-2-macroglobulin family protein: MHPKRNIAILTGIFCLLLSCFTACKQSRKAMNPALAKYIDAYTAGVISKQSTVRVQLTSNVNVTHTQNEPVSEELFDFSPSIKGKAYWVDATTIEFRPDANLTPGKTYTATFNLGKVLKVEKDLRSFDFEFRIMSPSYEIEDHGLKSASTTSREKMVYTGAIITADAEDPQQIEKIVTAKAGSKSFPIKWEHNAAERTSKFTIENITRGAEGYNIDLTWDGAPIKVETAGKKQIEVPAIGEFKVLDVKAIVDPEQYVLVQFSDPVSIAQNLDGLIGISGISDLRYTIEGSEVKVFAPKRLEGSFSVVINEGILNSFDDKLLQSFSANIDFENILPSVSIPGKGVILPESNKLVFPFEAVNLSAVDVTIIKIYENNIPQYLQRNDLNGTQDLRRVGRPVVEKTIRLDTDKSLNLHKRNRFYLDLDKLLRTEPGAIYRVTIGFRKAYSLMGCAAKVDDTQKVEDQSEEEYYGDSYGEKIDEDDDFWSRYDSYYPYGYNWETRDDACSNSYYNKDKWASRNVFSSNIGLTAKRGNDNSMLIAVTDIRDTKPLMGVELELLDYQNQVIFKTKSDGDGLANFDLKRRPYLLIAKKGDERGYLKLDDGNSLPLSRFDVKGEEVQSGIKGFLYGERGVWRPGDTLYLTFILEDKQQKLPPDHPVTLELYNPKGQLYKRINSLQSVNGFYNFITATSPDDITGNWTAKVKVGGALFTKNLRIETVKPNRLKVKLDFGSRTTLSKDDASEGTLSAQWLFGATAQHLKAKVDVSLTQQTTSFKNFANYTFDDPVTHFDAEDKTIFESALSENGTAPVKVNLPLGKLAPGQLKANFEIKVFEPGGDFSIDHFSMPYNPFSTYAGIRMPEGDRTTGMLLTDKPHSISIVNVDNNGNLVHGSSSVQVELYKVRWRWWWDEDGENEFTNFTQDSYNQLLKKETIALNNGKGSWDLQVNSPEWGRYLVRVKDLKSGHTTGKAVYIDYPGWYERVQKENPSEASMLVFTSDKSKYNVGEDINLTIPSSEGGRGLISIESGSKVLKSFWVNTRKGQTTFSFKADKSMAPNIYVNVSLLQPHAQTANDLPIRMYGIIPLTIEDANTILSPVITMADKLEPEQKASITVSEAKGKSMTYTIAIVDEGLLDLTRFKTPDPHSAFYAREALGVKTWDIFDYVIGAYGGDMERILSIGGDEGLNRNAGAAKANRFKPVVLYMGPFTLKGGEKKTHEFKLPPYIGSVKAMVVAGQDGAYGTAEKAVAVKKPLMLLTTLPRVLGPSETIQLPVTVFGLENNIKSARVTLATSSLLEVVGENTKTVTFNQPGEQIVYFDVKVKPAVGVAKVKVTATSGAAKAEEQTELEVRNPNPVITTVQDATVAGGQSWSAEYKPAGMAGTNTGVLEISTVPPMNLAKRLGYLVQYPHGCVEQTTSAAFPQLVLNQLVDLKSSEAANADHNVKAAINRLKGFQTSDGGLAYWPGNAEADEWGTNYAGHFLLEAQSRGYELPASMLEQWKKYQRNKAASWTPRSTNFYGGDLTQAYRLYLLALAKVPELGAMNRLKEFAYLSDAAKWRLAAAYKLAGQPEVAASLVRSLPTSVKPYKQLGGTFGSDTRDKAMILETLTILGQQARANVLVKELAADMSKDDYYSTQTTAYTLIAIAKYCGVNKSGAKATFTYRLNGKATTISATSYITQIPVVTNAGGNVSVQNTGGNILYARLILQGRPDAGQEPTVPNNPEVLGITVTYSTRDGHALDVTNLRQGTDFMATVKISNPGKRGYYEQMALTQIFPSGWEVINTRLMESDSAFRNSPFTYMDVRDDRVYTYFNLEENKTHTYNVLLNAAYLGHYYLPAVNCEAMYDNTIHAFLPGKWVDISTK, translated from the coding sequence ATGCATCCCAAAAGAAACATTGCCATCCTTACTGGTATTTTCTGTCTGTTATTGTCATGTTTTACAGCTTGCAAACAATCCAGAAAAGCAATGAACCCTGCCCTGGCAAAATACATCGATGCCTATACCGCCGGTGTAATTTCCAAGCAAAGCACCGTCAGGGTTCAGCTCACCAGCAACGTAAACGTCACTCATACCCAAAATGAGCCTGTCAGCGAGGAACTCTTCGACTTCAGCCCCTCCATCAAGGGTAAAGCCTATTGGGTAGACGCCACCACCATCGAGTTTCGCCCGGATGCCAACCTGACGCCCGGCAAAACCTACACCGCCACTTTTAACCTGGGGAAAGTCCTCAAGGTCGAGAAAGATCTCCGCTCCTTCGACTTCGAATTCCGTATTATGAGCCCATCGTACGAAATCGAAGACCATGGACTTAAATCCGCCAGCACCACATCGCGGGAAAAAATGGTCTACACCGGCGCCATCATTACCGCTGACGCTGAAGACCCACAGCAGATCGAAAAGATCGTGACCGCGAAAGCCGGCAGCAAATCCTTCCCTATCAAATGGGAACACAATGCCGCCGAGCGCACTTCTAAATTCACCATCGAAAATATTACCCGTGGTGCTGAGGGATACAACATCGACCTCACCTGGGACGGCGCTCCTATCAAAGTGGAAACCGCCGGTAAAAAACAAATCGAAGTACCAGCCATCGGTGAATTCAAAGTCCTCGATGTAAAAGCGATCGTTGATCCGGAACAATATGTCCTTGTACAATTCTCCGACCCTGTCAGCATAGCCCAGAACCTCGATGGCCTTATCGGCATCAGCGGCATCAGCGACCTGCGCTATACCATCGAAGGCAGCGAAGTAAAAGTATTCGCGCCTAAACGCCTGGAAGGGAGCTTCTCCGTTGTCATCAACGAAGGGATCCTCAATAGCTTCGACGACAAACTGCTGCAAAGCTTCTCTGCCAACATCGATTTCGAAAATATCCTGCCTTCCGTATCCATCCCCGGCAAAGGGGTGATCCTCCCGGAAAGCAATAAACTGGTCTTCCCCTTCGAAGCTGTCAACCTCAGCGCCGTCGATGTGACCATCATCAAGATTTACGAAAACAACATTCCTCAATACCTGCAAAGGAATGACCTGAATGGTACCCAGGACCTGCGCCGTGTAGGCCGCCCCGTGGTAGAAAAAACCATTCGCCTCGATACCGATAAATCACTCAATCTCCATAAACGTAACCGCTTCTACCTGGATCTGGACAAACTACTCCGTACAGAACCAGGTGCCATCTACCGCGTGACCATCGGCTTCCGCAAAGCATACTCCCTCATGGGCTGTGCTGCCAAAGTAGACGATACCCAAAAGGTGGAAGATCAATCCGAAGAAGAATACTATGGCGATAGCTACGGCGAAAAAATCGACGAAGACGATGACTTCTGGTCTCGCTACGATAGCTACTACCCATACGGTTACAATTGGGAAACCCGCGACGATGCCTGCTCTAACTCTTATTATAACAAAGATAAATGGGCTTCCCGCAACGTTTTCTCTTCCAACATCGGTCTTACTGCCAAGAGAGGTAATGACAATAGTATGCTCATTGCCGTTACTGACATCCGCGATACCAAACCGCTGATGGGCGTAGAACTCGAACTGCTCGACTACCAGAACCAGGTGATTTTCAAAACGAAAAGCGATGGCGATGGTCTTGCAAACTTCGACCTGAAACGCAGACCATACCTGCTGATCGCTAAAAAAGGTGATGAACGAGGCTACCTGAAACTGGATGATGGCAACTCCCTGCCCCTGAGCCGCTTCGACGTGAAAGGTGAAGAAGTACAAAGCGGTATCAAAGGCTTCCTCTACGGGGAACGTGGTGTATGGCGCCCAGGCGATACTCTGTACCTGACCTTCATCCTCGAAGATAAACAGCAGAAACTGCCACCTGATCACCCGGTAACCCTGGAACTGTACAACCCGAAAGGACAACTGTACAAAAGGATCAACTCCCTGCAGTCTGTAAACGGCTTCTACAACTTTATCACCGCTACCAGCCCTGATGACATCACAGGTAACTGGACGGCGAAAGTGAAAGTAGGCGGTGCCCTCTTTACTAAAAACCTGCGCATCGAAACGGTGAAGCCTAACAGGCTGAAAGTAAAACTGGACTTCGGTAGCAGAACTACCCTTTCCAAAGACGATGCCTCCGAAGGTACCCTGAGCGCTCAATGGCTGTTCGGCGCTACCGCCCAGCACCTGAAAGCGAAAGTAGACGTGTCACTCACACAACAAACTACCAGCTTTAAAAACTTTGCTAATTACACCTTCGATGACCCCGTTACCCACTTCGACGCGGAAGACAAAACCATCTTCGAAAGCGCCCTGAGTGAAAACGGTACTGCCCCTGTGAAAGTGAATCTGCCCCTTGGCAAACTCGCTCCGGGTCAGCTGAAGGCTAATTTCGAAATAAAAGTATTTGAGCCAGGTGGCGATTTCAGTATCGACCACTTCTCCATGCCTTACAATCCATTCTCTACGTATGCGGGCATCCGTATGCCGGAAGGTGATCGTACCACAGGCATGCTGCTCACCGATAAACCACATTCCATCAGCATCGTAAATGTGGATAACAATGGTAACCTGGTGCATGGCTCCAGCAGTGTACAGGTAGAGCTTTACAAAGTGCGCTGGCGCTGGTGGTGGGATGAAGATGGTGAAAATGAATTTACCAACTTCACACAGGATAGTTACAACCAATTGCTGAAGAAAGAAACCATTGCCCTGAATAATGGTAAAGGTAGCTGGGATCTGCAGGTCAACTCTCCTGAATGGGGTCGCTACCTCGTAAGAGTAAAAGACCTGAAAAGTGGCCATACCACCGGTAAAGCGGTATACATCGACTACCCGGGCTGGTATGAAAGAGTGCAGAAAGAGAATCCTTCAGAAGCCTCTATGCTCGTATTCACTTCTGATAAGAGTAAGTACAATGTAGGTGAAGACATCAACCTCACTATCCCAAGCAGCGAAGGTGGCCGCGGCCTCATCAGCATTGAATCCGGCAGCAAGGTGCTGAAATCCTTCTGGGTAAATACCAGGAAAGGCCAGACCACCTTTAGCTTCAAGGCTGACAAATCCATGGCACCAAATATATACGTAAACGTTAGCTTACTGCAGCCACATGCACAAACAGCGAACGACCTGCCTATCCGTATGTATGGGATAATACCACTGACTATCGAAGATGCGAACACCATCTTAAGTCCGGTGATCACCATGGCCGACAAACTGGAGCCTGAGCAAAAAGCAAGCATCACCGTATCCGAAGCCAAAGGCAAATCCATGACCTACACCATCGCCATTGTTGATGAAGGTCTCCTGGATCTGACCCGCTTCAAAACGCCTGATCCACATAGCGCCTTCTATGCAAGAGAAGCACTGGGTGTAAAAACCTGGGATATCTTCGACTATGTAATCGGTGCTTATGGTGGCGATATGGAACGTATTCTCAGTATCGGTGGTGACGAAGGGCTGAACAGAAATGCAGGTGCCGCAAAAGCAAACCGCTTCAAACCAGTTGTATTATATATGGGGCCATTCACCCTGAAAGGTGGTGAAAAGAAAACCCATGAATTCAAACTGCCTCCATACATTGGTTCCGTGAAAGCCATGGTAGTAGCGGGTCAGGATGGTGCTTACGGTACTGCTGAAAAAGCAGTGGCTGTGAAAAAACCACTGATGCTGCTCACTACACTACCGCGTGTATTAGGTCCTTCTGAGACCATACAATTGCCGGTGACCGTGTTTGGTTTGGAAAACAATATCAAATCTGCAAGAGTTACACTGGCTACCAGCTCACTGCTGGAAGTAGTAGGTGAAAATACCAAAACTGTTACCTTCAATCAACCGGGGGAACAAATAGTATACTTCGATGTGAAAGTGAAACCAGCTGTAGGTGTAGCCAAAGTAAAGGTAACAGCTACCAGCGGTGCTGCGAAAGCAGAAGAACAAACGGAACTGGAAGTACGAAATCCAAACCCGGTGATCACTACGGTGCAGGATGCAACTGTAGCAGGAGGTCAAAGCTGGAGTGCTGAATACAAACCAGCAGGTATGGCAGGTACCAATACCGGTGTATTGGAAATCTCTACCGTGCCACCTATGAACCTGGCAAAACGACTGGGTTACCTGGTACAATATCCACATGGTTGTGTAGAACAAACGACTTCCGCTGCCTTCCCTCAACTGGTATTGAACCAGCTGGTAGACCTGAAGAGCAGTGAAGCTGCAAACGCAGATCATAATGTGAAAGCAGCCATCAACAGGCTGAAAGGCTTCCAGACTTCTGATGGAGGTTTGGCTTACTGGCCGGGCAATGCTGAAGCAGATGAATGGGGTACTAACTATGCTGGTCACTTCCTGCTGGAAGCACAATCCAGGGGTTATGAACTGCCTGCCAGCATGCTGGAGCAATGGAAGAAATACCAGCGTAATAAAGCAGCTTCATGGACACCACGCAGTACTAATTTCTATGGTGGCGACCTGACACAGGCTTATCGTTTGTACCTGCTGGCACTTGCAAAAGTACCTGAGCTGGGTGCAATGAACAGGCTGAAAGAATTCGCATACCTTTCTGATGCAGCAAAATGGAGACTGGCAGCAGCTTACAAACTGGCAGGTCAGCCAGAAGTAGCGGCTTCCCTGGTGAGGAGCTTACCAACAAGTGTAAAACCTTATAAACAATTAGGTGGCACCTTTGGCTCTGATACCCGTGATAAGGCCATGATCCTGGAAACACTCACAATCCTTGGTCAGCAGGCACGAGCCAATGTACTGGTGAAAGAACTGGCTGCTGATATGTCGAAAGATGATTACTACAGCACACAGACTACTGCCTATACCCTGATTGCCATCGCTAAGTATTGTGGTGTGAATAAGAGTGGTGCGAAAGCAACCTTCACTTACAGGCTGAATGGCAAGGCTACTACCATATCTGCTACTTCTTATATTACCCAGATCCCTGTTGTAACCAATGCAGGAGGTAATGTAAGTGTACAGAACACAGGAGGCAATATCCTCTATGCAAGACTGATCTTACAGGGTCGTCCGGATGCAGGGCAGGAGCCTACCGTGCCTAACAATCCTGAAGTACTGGGCATTACAGTTACTTACAGCACCCGTGATGGTCATGCGCTGGATGTAACAAACCTGCGTCAGGGTACAGACTTTATGGCGACAGTGAAGATCTCAAATCCGGGTAAACGCGGATATTATGAGCAGATGGCATTGACACAGATCTTCCCGAGTGGATGGGAGGTGATCAATACCCGCCTGATGGAAAGCGATAGCGCCTTCCGTAATTCACCATTCACTTATATGGATGTGCGTGATGACAGGGTGTATACTTATTTCAATCTTGAAGAGAATAAGACACATACCTACAATGTGTTGCTGAATGCTGCTTATTTAGGACATTATTACCTGCCGGCTGTGAATTGTGAGGCGATGTATGATAATACCATACATGCCTTCCTGCCAGGTAAATGGGTGGATATAAGTACTAAGTAA